The proteins below are encoded in one region of Helianthus annuus cultivar XRQ/B chromosome 2, HanXRQr2.0-SUNRISE, whole genome shotgun sequence:
- the LOC110927344 gene encoding ammonium transporter 1 member 1: MASQTCSADTLAAMLGTNTTNATAAATLICDQFNTISTKFTDTAYAVDSTYLLFSAYLVFSMQLGFAMLCAGSVRAKNTMNIMLTNVLDAAAGGLFYYLFGFAFAFGTPSNGFIGKHNFALKDIPSSVFDYSYFLYQWAFAIAAAGITSGSIAERTQFVAYLIYSAFLTGFVYPVVSHWFWSVDGWASASNLDNLFLGSGVIDFAGSGVVHMVGGIAGLYGALIEGPRIGRFDHTGRSVALRGHSASLVVLGTFLLWFGWYGFNPGSFTKILSPYESGNYYGQWSAVGRTAVTTTLAGCTAALTTLFGKRIISGHWNVTDVCNGLLGGFAAITAGCSVVEPWAAIICGFVAACVLTGCNKLAEKYKYDDPLEAAQLHGGCGAWGIIFTALFAKEKYVNEVYPGKPGRPYGLFMGGGGKLLGAHVVQILVIFGFVSATMGPLFFILHKLKLLRISPEDETAGMDMTRHGGFAYVYHDEDGIPMKKIEPASSS, translated from the exons ATGGCTTCCCAAACATGTTCGGCCGACACACTGGCCGCCATGTTGGGCACAAACACCACCAacgccaccgccgccgccaccctcATCTGCGACcagttcaacaccatctccaccAAGTTCACTGACACCGCATACGCCGTCGACTCCACCTATCTCCTCTTCTCCGCTTACCTCGTATTCTCCATGCAACTTGGTTTCGCCATGCTCTGTGCTGGCTCCGTTCGCGCCAAAAACACCATGAACATCATGCTCACTAACGTCCTCGACGCTGCTGCAGGCGGCCTCTTTTATTACTTATTCGGGTTTGCTTTCGCTTTCGGTACCCCATCAAACGGGTTCATAGGAAAACATAACTTTGCGTTGAAAGATATACCTTCATCTGTCTTTGATTATAGTTATTTTTTATACCAGTGGGCTTTTGCTATAGCTGCTGCGGGTATTACATCCGGATCTATTGCTGAACGAACGCAGTTCGTTGCGTATTTGATTTATTCGGCTTTCTTAACCGGGTTTGTTTACCCGGTTGTGTCCCATTGGTTCTGGTCTGTTGACGGATGGGCGAGTGCTTCTAACTTGGATAACTTGTTTCTTGGATCTGGTGTGATCGACTTTGCCGGGTCGGGTGTGGTTCATATGGTTGGAGGCATTGCTGGCTTGTACGGTGCGTTAATCGAAGGCCCGCGGATCGGGCGGTTTGATCACACGGGTCGATCCGTTGCGCTTAGAGGGCATAGCGCGTCGTTGGTGGTGTTGGGGACTTTTTTGTTGTGGTTTGGTTGGTATGGGTTTAACCCGGGTTCATTTACGAAGATATTGAGCCCGTATGAGTCGGGTAATTATTATGGGCAGTGGAGCGCGGTTGGGAGGACCGCGGTGACAACGACCCTAGCTGGGTGTACCGCGGCTTTAACTACCTTGTTTGGGAAAAGAATTATTTCAG GGCACTGGAATGTGACAGACGTGTGCAACGGGCTTTTAGGTGGATTTGCGGCCATAACCGCAGGGTGCTCGGTGGTGGAACCATGGGCTGCGATCATATGTGGTTTCGTTGCTGCGTGTGTGTTGACAGGGTGTAACAAACTGGCTGAAAAGTACAAGTACGACGACCCGTTGGAAGCCGCTCAGCTTCATGGAGGTTGTGGGGCGTGGGGGATTATATTCACGGCCTTATTCGCTAAGGAGAAGTACGTTAACGAGGTTTACCCGGGGAAACCAGGTCGCCCTTACGGGCTATTTATGGGAGGAGGGGGGAAACTGTTGGGTGCACATGTGGTTCAGATTTTGGTGATATTTGGGTTCGTGAGTGCTACCATGGGTCCATTATTTTTCATTCTACACAAGCTTAAGTTGTTACGGATCTCGCCTGAAGATGAAACCGCGGGTATGGATATGACGAGACATGGTGGTTTTGCGTATGTTTACCATGATGAAGATGGTATTCCAATGAAGAAGATTGAACCGGCTTCTTCAAGTTGA